CGCTATCGAAAATGTAAAACCTATTTTAGAAGTTAAATCACGCCGTGTTGGTGGTGCTACTTATCAAGTACCAGTTGAGGTTCGCCCAGCTCGCCAACAAGCTCTTGCTATCCGCTGGCTTATAACTTTTGCTAGAAAAAGAAGCGAAAGAACAATGGTTGATAAACTAGCAAATGAGCTTTTAGATGCGGCAAATTCAAAAGGTGCATCTTTCAAGAAGAAGGAAGATACTTACAAGATGGCAGAGGCTAATAAAGCATTTGCTCACTACCGCTGGTAAGAAAGAATTAGTATGGCAGAGAGAAAAACGCCTTTACATAAGGTAAGAAATATCGGTATTGCGGCTCACATTGATGCTGGAAAGACAACTACTAGTGAGAGAATTTTGTTCTTCACTGGTATGAGCCATAAGATAGGTGAGGTTCATGATGGCGCTGCTACTATGGACTGGATGGAGCAAGAAAAAGAGCGTGGTATTACTATTACATCAGCTGCAACTACGGCGTTTTGGAAGGGCTACCAAGTAAACCTAATCGACACTCCGGGACACGTTGACTTTACTATTGAAGTTGAGCGTTCTATGCGTGTTCTTGACGGTGCTGTTGCGGTATTTTGTTCTGTTGGTGGTGTTCAGCCACAGTCTGAAACTGTTTGGAGACAAGCAAATAAATATCACGTACCAAGAATCGTTTTTGTTAATAAAATGGACAGAATTGGTGCAAATTTTTTTAGAGTTGAAGAGCAGATCAGAGAAAGACTAAAAGCAAATCCAGTACCTATCCAAATTCCTATTGGTGCAGAGGACAACTTTAAAGGTGTGGTTGATCTTGTAAGAATGAAAGCATACGTTTGGAATGACGAGAAAAAGCCAACTGACTATGTAGAAGAAGAAATTCCAGCTGAAGTTAAAGAAAAAGCTGAAGAATACCGCGCAAAACTAATCGAAGCTGTTTCTGAGACAGACGATAGCTTGATGGAGAAATTCTTTGCAGGCGAAGAACTAACTGAAGAAGAGATCAAAAAAGGTATAAAAGCAGGCTGCTTAAGAATGACTATCACACCTATGCTTTGCGGAACTGCGTTTAAAAACAAAGGTATCCAACCTCTACTTGACGCAGTAGTTGATTATTTACCAGCTCCAGATGAGATCGCAGCAATAAATGGTGTTTATGAAGATGGCACTGAAGTGACTGTTGAAAGTACAGATGATGGCGAATTTGCCGCTCTTGCGTTTAAAATTATGACTGACCCATTTGTTGGACAGCTGACATTTATCCGTGTTTATAGAGGAAGCCTTGAAAGTGGTAGCTATGCTTACAACACAGTTCAAGACTGCAAAGAGAGAATCGGCCGCTTACTAAAAATGCACTCAAATAAACGTGAAGAGATTACTGAGCTTTTCGCTGGTGAAATCGGCGCTGTTGTTGGTCTAAAAAATACTCTAACAGGCGATACTCTTGCAAGTGAAAAAGATAAAGTTATCCTTGAGAGAATGGACTTCCCAGAGCCAGTTATCAGTGTCGCGGTTGAGCCAAAAACAAAAGCAGATCAAGAAAAAATGGCGATCGCTCTTCAAAAACTAGCTCAAGAAGATCCAAGCTTTAGAGTTAGCACTGACGAAGAGAGCGGACAAACTATCATTAGTGGTATGGGTGAGCTTCACCTTGAGATCATTGTCGATCGTATGCTTCGTGAATTTAAAGTTGATGCTGAAGTTGGTCAACCACAAGTTGCTTACCGCGAGACTATCCGTAAGGCAGTTGAACAAGAGTATAAGTATGCTAAACAATCAGGTGGTCGTGGTCAATATGGTCACGTATTCTTACGTATCGAGCCACTTCCAGCTGCTAGCGGATTTGAATTTGTTAACGACATCAAAGGTGGTGTTGTTCCAAAAGAGTACATCCCAGCTGTTGAAAAAGGTTGTAAAGAAGCGCTTCAAAGTGGTGTTCTTGCAGGATATCCAGTTGAAGATGTTAAAGTTACACTTTTTGATGGTAGCTACCACGAAGTTGACTCATCTGAAATGGCATTTAAGCTTGCTGCTTCTATGGGCTTTAAAGAGGGCGCTAGAAAAGCAGGTGCGGTTATCCTTGAGCCTATGATGAAAGTTGAAGTTGAGACTCCAGAAGAGTATATGGGTGATGTTATCGGTGACCTTAATAAGCGCCGTGGCCAAGTAAATTCAATGGATGATAGAAATGGTATAAAAATCATTGCAGCTTATTGTCCACTTGCTCAAATGTTTGGCTACTCAACAGATCTTCGCTCAATGACTCAAGGTCGTGCGACTTACTCTATGGAATTTGATCACTACGAAGAAGTTCCTAAAAACGTAAGTGAAGAGATCATTAAAAAGAGAAATGGCTAATTAGCCAAAATAGGGCAGAGCGATCTGCCCTTTAAAATTTAACTACTTGAGTAAAAATTTAAACTAACTTGCAAATTTGTCCTCATAGCTCAGCTGGATAGAGCGCAGAATTCCTAATTCTGAGGTCACAGGTTCGAACCCTGTTGGGGACACCATAGATAAATTATTTTTACATAAACCACTACATTTATCTGATATTAAACCATTTGAAAATAAGTCATAAAAATTTATAATAAAATATTCAAAACGAGTTTTTTAAAAGGATACTAGATATGAAATTTACTAGAGTTATGTTTTTGCTACTAACAAGCTTATTTTTAATAGCCTGTTCTGTAAATCAAACATATAACAATATAAGTGTTTCTGAGTTAAGAAAATTAGCTAAGAAACACGGTGGAGTTTATGTGTTTAATCAGAAATTTATTGATGAGATAGAAAAAAGAGAAGCTGAAAGAAAAGAGATGAGTAAAATACTAGGCGATAAGATAAGTTCAAATCCTAGAAAAATAAAACAAGGAGATAAATTTGTAACTATATATGATGTAAATATGACATTGATAAATGAAAAACTTCCCCAAATCCTCTCAAATGGCAAGCCATACTATACTCTTAGAACTTATCGTAAAGCTGTAAAATTATCAAAGGAATATGTTAATAAGGTGATAGACTATATAGGTCAAGATGATTATTCTAAATTTATGCCAGATATTAGTGTCTGGTCTTTTTATCTTGATGACAACGACAATATAGTGCCTATCGAACTCACAGTGACATATGACTATGAGGTTAAAATATATGGGCTATTTGGTGATGAAGGTAGAGGCTTTTATATGTCAAGAAAAGAGTCAAGATATGTGCCAGGCGGAAATAAATTTATCCTTACTAACGATAAATTTGAAAAAGTAAATAAAAATGAGTGAAATTTCAGTAAAAGAGTAATTAAATTTTAAATATAATCACGTAATATTTTATAATCATAACATGTAATACAGTATGAACGAGGCTTATATGGCAAAACAAAAAAATATAAAAAAAATAAAACATTCGTCTATAAACTACATAAATAAGCCAAGAGAAGATGCAGAAAATCTGCAAATCGAAAATAACAGCATTAATAAAAAATTTATGCTTGTTAGTTTGGCTCTAGTTGTGGTGGTAGCGGCAATAATATATTTTAAGGGAAAAAGCCATGATACTTATAGTGTTATGGCACTTAACGGCAGGGAAGTAAAAATAGATAAGAAAACAAATTTGATAGTCGCTAAAAAGAACGATGAAAGGCAATTAGCCCCAGAAGCTGCAGCCCAACTAGTCATAGACTCTCGCCAGATATTAAACTCGTCTCCGTATAGACACTATGAGCCAGAGTACTATGATACAAAGAGCGATTATGAGTCATTTAAAAAATGGCTAGACATAAGCTATCTTTCAAACTCTACTAAAATTTCACCTTGGACAAAGTCAGAAAAAGCCTACTTTGAGAGCTTAAAGACTAGAAAAGAGAGATATGCATACTTGGTAAAAAGAAGCAATCTAAAATGCGCAATGATACACATACCTGATGATGCCATAGGTTCAATGGGCTTAGAAGAAAAAGATAGTGATCCATTGTATAAGAAACTCTATGAAAACGTTAAGAATGGTAGCGCAAAGACATATTTCTTTGAAGGAGAGTGGGCTATATGTGCTGGAATGTTTGGAAGACCAAGTGATTTTTTAGGTGGTAGCCAAGAGGGATTTAAGGCAAGGAGATTTCAAAAACTTTTCTTGGCGGCTCAACTAGGAGAGGTGGGAACTCTAGAATATTTGGGTGATCGTTTTAAATACTCCACATACCAAATGGGTCTTAACAAAAATTTAAAGAAACTAGAGGAATTTGAAAAACTTTCTAATAATCCTCCACTAGACGAATTTGGCATGATACCTTATCTTGATGAGATAGTTGGTAACTACTTTGTGATGGATTTTAATAGAAAAGGTGTGGCAGCAATGCCAGACGACTCCTTTTATCAGCAGCTGTTGAAGATTATAGAGGATGAAAAAGAGCTAAAAGATCCAAGAGATATTGATGCAAACGAGACTACAAGGGAAGAATTTGTAAAGTATGTCAATAAAAATATAGGATCATATCAATATAAATTTGAAGAGTATGGCTTTTCAGATCTATGGGAGTATAGGGAAATGGAGGATTTTATAGATACAACCATCTTGGGCTCTTTGGTGATGTCATTAACGCCACCAGAGGGATATCCTAATGCACCGTACTACAACACACCAGAAGAGCTAACAAGACTATATGAGGCTGGTAAACTAGATAAGAAACTAAATCCTCTTATCCCTGTAATGTACAGAGATAGTTTTCCAAAAGATCTTAGACGAAAGATACTAAGATACGCAAAAGAGCATAATATAACGGACTAAATTTGAGCCATTATATAAAAATAGTTTTTTGGTTTAATAAAACAATGCTAACATTTCAAAAATTTATTTAAGGAGAGTAGATGAAAAAAATTTTACTTTTAGGAGCTGTTTGTTGTATGTTGTCAGCTGATGTTAAAACTGTTAATATAAGCCCAGATGAGATCAAAAAATATGATCAGATCGTTGATATTAGAACTCCATCTGAATGGCAAGAGACTGGCATCATAGCTAGTGCTAAGACCATCACTTTTGATCCAAGTAACAAGAGTGCATTTTTAGATGAGCTTTCAAAGGCGGTTGATATCAAAAAGCCTATCGCTCTTGTTTGTAGAAGTGGTAGAAGAAGCACAGCAGCAGCTGCAGCGATAGATAGCACAGATCTTAAGATTATAAATTTAGATGGTGGCATGAGTAGTTTGATCGAACAAGGCTACAAAACTACACCTTATAAAAAATAGACAAATTTCTAAATTCTACATTTGACTACAAGATAAATTTATTTTGTAGTCAAAATTTATACTAAATAATAAATTTTATTATTTGATTAACCAGTGATTAACTCTAAGTCAATATAATTTCATCACATTTAAACAATAAAGAAGGAGACAAAATGTCAAAAGTTATTTTACAGTTAAACACAATTCAGGCTGATGCAAACGCACTTTATATCAAATTTCATGATCTTCACTGGAATGTAAAAGGTATTCAATTTTTTAGCGTCCACGAGTATACCGAAAAAGCTTATGAGGATATGAGTGAGATTTTTGATGACGCAGCTGAGAGAGCTCTTATGCTTGGCGGCAGACCTATCGTCAAGGCTGAGGAGCTAGCAAAAGTCGCTCACATAAAACACGAGCCAAAAGAGAGCTACACTCCGACTGAGGTTTTGGATATTGTTTTGGCTGATTACAAGCACCTTTTGGGCGAGTTTAAAAAGCTTGATGAGCTTGCAGAGGGTGACACAACAACTCAGATGTACGCACAAGATCAAATAGCTAAATTTGAAAAAGCCATCTGGATGCTAAACGCAACACTTGGTAAATAATCATAGCGGGAGCTCTCCCGCTTTACCCTAAATAAATTCCACCTTTTGGCGATATAGTTTTTATAAACTTATAGGAGCCAAATATGCAAATCAGTCAAATCGTAAGCTCATACAACACTTCAAGTGTAAAAGAAAATGTAAAATCAGAAATTTCGCTTCATAAAGATGAAAAAGAGGTTTCTAAAAAGCAGCCTGAGGTTTCAAATTTAAGCGCAAAAGAGATATCAAATAGCTACTTTTTGCAGTATCAAAAAGATATTACTCAAAATGCTAGCTCAAATTTACTAGCCCAAGGTGGTCTAAACTTTAGTGTGCCTGAAAATTTATCAGACATTTTATCTGGACTCGATCTAGCAGGTATCGGCTATAACGGCAAAGCTCTAGGAGAGCTAAGTAGTGATGAGGCGAGCGAGCTAGTTAGTGAAAATGGCTTTTTTGGCATCGCAAATACGGCTGATAGGATAGCTGGTTTTGTGCTAAATGGCGCAGGTGATGATGTGGAGAAGCTAAAAGCTGGTAGAGAGGGCGTGGCAAATGGTTTTGAGGATGCAAAGAAAATTTGGGGCGGAGAGCTTCCTGAAATTTCACAAAAGACTATCGAAAAGACTCTTGAGGCGCTCGATAAAAAGATCGCTGAGCTTGGCGGTAACGTCTTAAACGTATCAGCCTAATTTTCTTGGGGTCTCTCCCAAGAAATTTATATATTAATGTAAGCACAAAACCCAAATTTTAAAAACCCGCAAATTTTATTTAATCTTAAAAGCTATACTTTTCTCTTTATATTAAGGAGAAAAGATGAAAGCTAAAATTTTACTTCCTCTAGCAGTAGCCACTATGTTTTTGGGATGTTCATTTTTTGATGACAACCCGCCAGTTCGCAAGCAACCAAGGCAAGCTACTAAAACTATACCTGCAAAAAGCTCCATCAAAGGCTTCATAAAAGATGTTAGCTATAAAGATTCGAAATACTGCTACGAGATAGTAGCCAGCGACGTGAAAAATCACAAACTAAACAAAGCTAATTTTTGTGCAAACAGATATTATTACGATAAGGGCGATCTTGTCTATGCGACTTTTTACGCAGATAAGCTCATAGACATGCTTCTTATAAAAGAGGGCGGCTCTAGAGGCGCATATAATGGCATAAGAAAACCGCAAAATGAAGTAGTCGTTAAAAGAAAAAATATAAAAACAAATATCGAAGTGCCAAAAGAGGAGAAAATTTCTTTTTAGATTACCGTTGATTTACTGCTAGCATATATAATTTCATCAGCAATCAAAACTAGAACTCCTTTTAAGGGGCAAAGCAACGGCCCCTTTTTCTTTTTATCCCCTTTTTAAAAGTCTCATTTGTAAAAGATAAATTATCAAAATATACCTCTTTTTGGTCAAAATCGGTAAACAATCGGTAACAAAAATGCAAAATTTTATGATTTTTTAAGCTTCATCTTAAAATTTATTGATTATAATTGCCAACACAAATACCCTAAAAGGAGAAAAAATGAAACTAACAAAAATTAGTTTGGCTGCTTTGGTTGCTTTAGGTGCGTTTTCAAGTGTAGCGAGTGCTACTCCACTTGAAGAAGCTATAAAAAATGTAGATCTTTCAGGATTTGCAAGATATAGATATACAAATACTCACGAGAAAAATACAGTAGCAAAAAATGTTACAAAAGGTAGCGTTGCAAATCATCAGTTCAGAATGATTACTAAT
Above is a window of Campylobacter concisus DNA encoding:
- the rpsG gene encoding 30S ribosomal protein S7, encoding MRRRKAPVREVLPDPIYGNKIITKFINSLMYDGKKSVATEIMYGAIKAIEKKNAEVKGIDVFNDAIENVKPILEVKSRRVGGATYQVPVEVRPARQQALAIRWLITFARKRSERTMVDKLANELLDAANSKGASFKKKEDTYKMAEANKAFAHYRW
- the fusA gene encoding elongation factor G: MAERKTPLHKVRNIGIAAHIDAGKTTTSERILFFTGMSHKIGEVHDGAATMDWMEQEKERGITITSAATTAFWKGYQVNLIDTPGHVDFTIEVERSMRVLDGAVAVFCSVGGVQPQSETVWRQANKYHVPRIVFVNKMDRIGANFFRVEEQIRERLKANPVPIQIPIGAEDNFKGVVDLVRMKAYVWNDEKKPTDYVEEEIPAEVKEKAEEYRAKLIEAVSETDDSLMEKFFAGEELTEEEIKKGIKAGCLRMTITPMLCGTAFKNKGIQPLLDAVVDYLPAPDEIAAINGVYEDGTEVTVESTDDGEFAALAFKIMTDPFVGQLTFIRVYRGSLESGSYAYNTVQDCKERIGRLLKMHSNKREEITELFAGEIGAVVGLKNTLTGDTLASEKDKVILERMDFPEPVISVAVEPKTKADQEKMAIALQKLAQEDPSFRVSTDEESGQTIISGMGELHLEIIVDRMLREFKVDAEVGQPQVAYRETIRKAVEQEYKYAKQSGGRGQYGHVFLRIEPLPAASGFEFVNDIKGGVVPKEYIPAVEKGCKEALQSGVLAGYPVEDVKVTLFDGSYHEVDSSEMAFKLAASMGFKEGARKAGAVILEPMMKVEVETPEEYMGDVIGDLNKRRGQVNSMDDRNGIKIIAAYCPLAQMFGYSTDLRSMTQGRATYSMEFDHYEEVPKNVSEEIIKKRNG
- a CDS encoding tRNA 2-selenouridine synthase translates to MKFTRVMFLLLTSLFLIACSVNQTYNNISVSELRKLAKKHGGVYVFNQKFIDEIEKREAERKEMSKILGDKISSNPRKIKQGDKFVTIYDVNMTLINEKLPQILSNGKPYYTLRTYRKAVKLSKEYVNKVIDYIGQDDYSKFMPDISVWSFYLDDNDNIVPIELTVTYDYEVKIYGLFGDEGRGFYMSRKESRYVPGGNKFILTNDKFEKVNKNE
- a CDS encoding thioredoxin reductase — translated: MAKQKNIKKIKHSSINYINKPREDAENLQIENNSINKKFMLVSLALVVVVAAIIYFKGKSHDTYSVMALNGREVKIDKKTNLIVAKKNDERQLAPEAAAQLVIDSRQILNSSPYRHYEPEYYDTKSDYESFKKWLDISYLSNSTKISPWTKSEKAYFESLKTRKERYAYLVKRSNLKCAMIHIPDDAIGSMGLEEKDSDPLYKKLYENVKNGSAKTYFFEGEWAICAGMFGRPSDFLGGSQEGFKARRFQKLFLAAQLGEVGTLEYLGDRFKYSTYQMGLNKNLKKLEEFEKLSNNPPLDEFGMIPYLDEIVGNYFVMDFNRKGVAAMPDDSFYQQLLKIIEDEKELKDPRDIDANETTREEFVKYVNKNIGSYQYKFEEYGFSDLWEYREMEDFIDTTILGSLVMSLTPPEGYPNAPYYNTPEELTRLYEAGKLDKKLNPLIPVMYRDSFPKDLRRKILRYAKEHNITD
- a CDS encoding rhodanese-like domain-containing protein; the protein is MKKILLLGAVCCMLSADVKTVNISPDEIKKYDQIVDIRTPSEWQETGIIASAKTITFDPSNKSAFLDELSKAVDIKKPIALVCRSGRRSTAAAAAIDSTDLKIINLDGGMSSLIEQGYKTTPYKK
- a CDS encoding Dps family protein; amino-acid sequence: MSKVILQLNTIQADANALYIKFHDLHWNVKGIQFFSVHEYTEKAYEDMSEIFDDAAERALMLGGRPIVKAEELAKVAHIKHEPKESYTPTEVLDIVLADYKHLLGEFKKLDELAEGDTTTQMYAQDQIAKFEKAIWMLNATLGK
- a CDS encoding hydrogenase-4 component G codes for the protein MQISQIVSSYNTSSVKENVKSEISLHKDEKEVSKKQPEVSNLSAKEISNSYFLQYQKDITQNASSNLLAQGGLNFSVPENLSDILSGLDLAGIGYNGKALGELSSDEASELVSENGFFGIANTADRIAGFVLNGAGDDVEKLKAGREGVANGFEDAKKIWGGELPEISQKTIEKTLEALDKKIAELGGNVLNVSA